In Microbulbifer sp. THAF38, the sequence ATAAGGAAAAAGCTGAAAAGCTGGTCAAAAAGGTACAGAAGGGCAAGGGCTTCGATCTGGAAGACCTGCGCGACCAACTGCAGCAGATGCAAAATATGGGCGGGTTCGGCTCCCTGCTGGAGAAAATGCCCGGTATGGGCGGCATCGCGCAAGCTGCCCAGCAGGCGGATATGGGCAAAGAATTCAAACGTATGGATGCGATTATCTCCTCCATGACCCCTGCGGAGCGCCGCAATCCAGATCTGCTCAACGGCTCCCGCAAGCGCCGTATTGTCGCCGGTTCCGGTACCCAGGTGCAGGATCTTAACCGGTTGCTCAAGCAGCACAAGCAGATGGGCAAAATGATGAAAAAGCTCAAGGGCGGCGGTATGGGCAAGATGATGCGCGGTCTTGGTGGAATGACCGGCGGTGGCGGCATGCCTGGAGGCCTCGGTGGAATGGGCGGTATGCCCGGTGGCCTGCCCCCCGGATTCAAGAAAAAGTAAGGGTTTCCGGGGCCCTGGCGGCCCCATGAAGCGCTATACAAAACCCTGGCGGTACATTAGAATACGCCGCCTTTCAGCCGGGGGTGAGCTGCCGGCAGAGTTGTTTGGGTGACGGCTTAACGCTGTCGCCAAGTATTTAAAACTACAGGAAAGTTACATGGTAACCATTCGTTTGGCTCGTGGCGGTGCTAAAAAACGCCCGTTTTATCACCTGACCGTAACCGATAGCCGCAAATCTCGCGACGGTCGTTTCATTGAGCGTGTTGGCTTCTTCAACCCGGTTGCCCGCGGTCAGGAAGAGCGTCTGCGCATCGATCATGAGCGTGTTGACTACTGGCTGGGTCACGGCGCTCAGGTTTCTGATCGCGTCAGCAAGCTGCTGAAAGAATCCGCTTAATTTGCGCGTAAGTGGTGCGTCTGTGACAGATAACGGAAACGCTTCCGAGGAGCTGGTCACTGTTGGACGCGTAACTACCGTTTATGGTGTGCGCGGCTGGGTCAAGGTTCATTCCTATACCGAGCCGATGGACAACATTCTGCAATTCCCCAAGTGGTGGTTGCGGGGGCCGAAAGGTTGGGAGCCCTTAGATATTGACGCTGGCAAGCGTCATGGCAAGGGATTGATCGTTCATGTGAAGGGGCTGGATGACCGCGATTTAGCGGCTCAACTTTGCCAGCGCGATATTGCTATTGCGCGTGACCTGATGCCTGAACTCGAGCAGGGTGAGTATTACTGGCACCAGCTTGAGGGTTTGCGGGTTATCAGCCGTTTTGACGGCGAGGAACACGATTTTGGCAGTGTCGTTCGCATGATGGAAACTGGCGCCAACGATGTATTGGTTGTGCGTGGTGGGGCGGATAAGCGCGAGCGCTTGATACCGTATCTGCCAGACCAGTTTATTAAAGATATAGACCTGGAAGCCGGTGTGATCACCGTCGACTGGGACCCGGCTTTTTAAGGCGCTGAGCGATGGCTAAAAGAATCGCTCTGGTAAGCATTTTTCCGGAGATGTTTGCCGCATTGACCGAGTATGGTGTCAGTGGGCGGGCTGTTAAAGATGGCCTGCTGGAAGTACGCTGCTGGAACCCTCGGGATTTCACCAGTGACAAGCACCGCACTGTGGATGATCGCCCTTACGGCGGTGGTCCCGGAATGGTGATGATGGCCGAACCCCTTTATCAGTCTCTGCAGGCGGCATGCGCTTGGGCTGGAGAAGAGGGTGAAGCTGTACGCACTATCTACCTGTCTCCGCAGGGACAGCAACTGGATCAGCGTGGGGTCGAAAGTCTCTCTGACGCTGGCAACCTGGTTTTGCTGGCCGGGCGTTACGAAGGGGTGGATGAGCGTATCGTCGAATCGATGATCGATGAGGAATGGTCCATTGGTGACTATGTCCTTAGTGGTGGTGAACTGGCTGCTATGGTGATGGTGGATGCCATTACACGGCTGATTCCCGGCGCTTTGGGGCACGATCAGTCGGCGGTTGAGGATTCTTTCTCCTCGGGCTTGCTCGACTGTCCCCACTACACCCGGCCCGAACAGTACCGGGGCGTAGCGGTACCGGAAGTGTTGCTCTCGGGCAACCACGAAAGAATACGCCGCTGGCGCCTGAAGCAGGCACTGGCGCGCACACAGCAGCGTCGGCCCGACCTTTTGGCGGGGCTGGAGCTGAACAAGGAGCAGAAGCAACTGTTGGAGGAAATTCAGCAGGAGCGGAAATCCGACGAAACTTGATGCCGGATTCGCCGGGAGGCGAGAGTAGTTCGGTGAACTAGCTGAGAAGCTACATAAACTCTATTTGGGAGCAAATCCAAATGACTAACAAAATTATCCAGCAGCTGGAGCAGGAACAGCTGAAGAGCGAAGTACCTCCCTTCGCACCGGGCGACACCGTAATCGTTCAAGTGAAAGTAAAAGAAGGTAACCGCGAGCGTCTGCAGGCGTTCGAAGGCGTGGTAATCGGCAAGCGCAACCGCGGCCTGAACTCCTCCTTCACCGTGCGTAAAATCTCCCACGGTGTTGGCGTTGAGCGTACTTTCCAGACTCACAGCCCGCTGGTTGACAGCATCAAGGTTAAGCGTCGTGGTGACGTGCGCCAGGCTAAACTCTACTACCTGCGCAGCCTGACTGGTAAAGCCGCACGTATTAAAGAGAAGCTTAACTAAGCGCATCTCTTACAGCTCACCAAAAAGCCGGGGCAGTTGCTCCGGCTTTTTTGTATCTCAAGCAGACCTAGTGAATATTCGCTCTCAGATGCTTTGAGAGATTGTCACAATTGCATAGTCATTTGCGCTGCTATCCTTTCTATCCCTTCTTGCTAACTTGCTAAGCGCCCATCCGTTGGGTTCCCCTCTGTCAGATCCATAGAGTCAGTCCACAAGTTGGCTATTTGCACGTAGTTACCGGTGCACGAATATGTTAAAACGCGCCATATAAACCTGATATGGCGCGCAGCTGCCATACTGGCTGGAACTGAAGGCCGACGATCGAGTCGAACCCCATTGAGAATTTAAGGAGCAATCGGTAATGATGCTTATCAAGAAGCCGCTGGCGCTCGCTGGTGCGCTGCTCGGTCTGCTTGGCCCAGCGGCCCTTGCAGAGGTCGACGCGAATGTTGCGAAGACAATCAAAGCTCGTCTAGAGGCCAGTAACCCAAAGCCCAAGTACGGTGACGTGCGTGAGACCCCCATCGAAGGGCTCTACGAGGTAGAGTTGGATGGTGGCAGCAGCACTCTGTTCGTCTCAGCCGATGGCAACCACTTTATCCTGGGTGACCTGTTTCAGGTGAAGAGCGGTGGCGGCTTTGCCAACCTCTCTGAAGGCCGCCGGGCAACTCGCCGGGCCAAGGTAATGGAAACCCAGAGCGTTGACGATATGATCGTCTTCTCGCCCAAGGGTGAAACCAAAGCGCGGATCTATGTATTTACCGATGTGGACTGTGGTTACTGTCGAAAACTGCACCAGGATGTGCCTGAGTTGAATAAGCGCGGCATTGAAGTCAGGTATCTGGCATTCCCACGCGGCGGGTTGCAGTCGCTGGGTTATCGCAAGCTCGCGACTGCCTGGTGCGCCGATGACAGCAACCAGACCCTGACCGCATTAAAAAATCGCGAAAATGTGCCGCTGAAAGTTTGCGATAACAACCCGGTCGCGGCCCAATATAAATTGGGTAATGAAGAGATCGATGTGCGCGGGACACCCACCATCGTGATGGAGGATGGCAGAGTTGTGCCAGGCTATCTGCCCCCAGCCACTCTGATTAAAGAACTGGGTATTTAATTACCCACATATAAAAAGCAGCGGCTAGCCTGAGGCAGCCGCTGTTTTTTTATCTAAGCTGGACTCTTCAGCGCCACCTTGCGCGGCTGGGTCATATTCTCCGGTGCGAGAATATCGTTTAACTCCTCTTCACTCAGCAATCCTTCCTCCAAAATCAACTGCTTGACGCTCGCGCCGGTCATCAATGCCTGCTGGGCGATGCGGGTGGCATTTTCATAGCCGATAAATGGATTTACCGCGGTAATCAGGCCGATACTGTTTTCGACCATCTGTCGGCAGTGCTCTTCGTTCGCGCTGATACCGTTGACGCAGCGTTGGGCCAGGGTGTGCATAGCCTGGGTCATCAGGCGCATGGATTGCAGCAGGTTGAAGGCGATCACTGGTTCCATGACATTTAACTGCAGCTGGCCCGATTCGGCCGCGAGAGTAATGGTCAGATCATTGCCGATCACCTGGTAGGCCACCTGGTTTACTACCTCGGGAATTACCGGGTTCACTTTGCCGGGCATAATAGAAGAGCCCGGCTGCATCGGTGGCAGATTAATCTCATTGAGACCTGCACGGGGGCCGCTGGATAAAAGGCGCAGGTCGCTACAGATCTTCGATATTTTTACCGCGATACGTTTCATCACCCCGGAAAACATGACAAAGGCGCCCATGTCTGAGGTGGCTTCCACCAGGTTTTCCGCACAGACAAAGTCGATATCCGAAATTTCCGACAGTGCCGACACAACCAATTGACGATATTGCGGATCGGTATTAATTCCTGTGCCGATTGCGGTGCCGCCCATATTGATTTCATTAAACAGTACGACGAGCTCTTTAACTCGAGCGACATCTTCGCGAATAGTTGCAGAAAAAGCGGCAAACTCCTGCCCGAGAGTCATGGGTACCGCATCCTGTAACTGGGTGCGGCCCATTTTAATAACATGGGAAAATTCCTTGGCTTTGCCATCAAACTCGATGCACAACTCTTCCATGGATTGCACCAAGTCGTTGTAACTGAGTAGTACCGCCAGGTTGATGGAGGAGGGGTAAACATCGTTGGTGGATTGCGACAAGTTGACATGGTTATTAGGGTGAACGTTTTTGTATTCACCCTTATTGTGGCCTAACAATTCCAGGGCGCGATTGGCAATTACCTCGTTGGCATTCATATTGGTGGAGGTGCCGGCACCGCCTTGAATCATGTCCACCAGGAATTGATCATGCAGTTTGCCTTCAATAATTTCATCGCAGGCTTTGGCAATTGCCGCTTGAAGGCTCTCTTCCAGGTAGCCGAGTTCGCAGTTGGCATGAGCCGCAGCCTTCTTCACCATAGCCAGCGCTTTGACCAAGTTGGGGAAATGGTTGAGGGTAATACCGGTGATCTGGAAGTTTTCCAGGGCGCGCAGGGTTTGAATGCCGAAATAGACATCGGCGGGTACTTTGCGCTCTCCGAGCAGGTCTTTTTCGATGCGAAATTCATCGCCGGCAGAGAATACAGGCATGGGTTTTAGGGTGTGGAAATCATTTGTCATGATGCTTTTGCTTTCTCTTCATCTGCATAGGGGCAAGCGCACCAGTAGCCAGTATTAAGCTGGGTTCCAGGCTGCCCGTAGTTGTCATTATTTGGGCCTCTTGGTTGGGCCCTTAATAGAAATTTATGATTAAAGTGGGGTGGCAAAAAAACTCTGTGGACCTTCAGTGTTGGTTGCCCGGATATTTTCGCGAATGCTGCGATTAATCTCGTCCGAGTCCGGGCCAAATACACCACACAGTTTTAATGCGTTCTTAATGCTGATATTTCTTCCGAGTGATTCCAGCAATACTTTTGTGCATACGGGTTCACGTCGGTCACTGGCGGAGGCACCCAGTTTTAATCCTGACAAATAACTGACCCGGCTCTTGTAAGTGGGGTACAAAATTGTCTGGGCAATTTCATTGCGCGTCAGCGCTTCATAGCCGATCAGAAAAATACGCTCGGAGAGAAAAAGCAGCATGCCTTTGTAGCGGGATTTGTACCACTCCTCCCTGTCTGGGTAGCGCATGCGTTCGAAGCGCTGGAAATAATATCCTTCTCCGTCGGACTCAATATGCAGCAGGCTGCGAATAATGTGATCGGGAAAGGTCATTGAGTAGTGGTACTCAAAGTAAAAACCCAGGTATTTATCTGCGCGGCCTTGGGACTCCCGCATTAACAGATCAATATCCGTGGAATAGGGGCGAGAGGGTTCAGCGGTAGTGTGGGTGCTGCGTACCCGAACAATCTGCTCAAACTGTTCCGCAGGCATCAGAATTTCATGGGGCTCAACACCAAAGAAGTGGCAGATCTTATTGAGGGTATACTGTGAGGGCTGGGTATTACCGTTAAGATATTTGTTAAATTGCGCCCGGTTCACACCCATGCGCCGACACACTTCGGCGATCGAGCGGTAAAAGCTGCACAGCAAGCGCAAGTTTTGTGAAAAATTATTGCTCATCAAGGAGTGTCTGCTTCTGGCCTAAATGCCCAGTATTTCCCATCTAAACGAATACTTGGCCACATTTGGCCGCCCGATAAAAAGTAGCTGGGATTGATATTTGCAGCGATAGACTGGCAGAATCTTCTTTATGCACTGCTCAATGAATCCCGTTTGGTTTTGCTAGGGTGTACATTCCCCACACAGCGGGGTTTCCATCAGTGTTTTAACTTCACTGCTCGTGTAATTCATAGCCAGCAGATGATTCAATTTGACATAGCAGGCTTCACTGGTCATATCCAGGCCACCGATTACACCGGCGCGCAGTAGCGCAGAGCCCGCAGCGTACTTGCCGAGATCCACATGGTTTTCCAGACACTGGGATACCGCCACACAAATAATTCCCAGTTCTGCGGCTCTTGTGAGTTGGGCGGTAAAGGCCTGGTTGTCGGTGGGGGCGTTGCCGGTACCGTAGGTTTCAATCACTATGCCGCGCGGACGGGCTTCAATAATCTTGCTGAGGAATAGCGGCGTTATTCCGGGGAATAGTTTCACCAGTACAACATTGCCATCGGCGTTTTCGGGAATCTCAAATTGTGGTGTGTCGCCGTGCATCAATAAAGCATTGGGGTCGATATGCACCTGAATACCCACCTCGCCGAGGCTCGGGTAATTGGGACTGGCAAAGGCGTCCAATGAGCCGGAGCTGACTTTTACCGCGCGATTGCCGCGCAGTAGCTTGCCATTAAAGTAGAGGCAGACCTCTCCAATACTGTCCGAACCGCTCAACAGCAGGGCGGCGATTAAATTGTTGTAGGCGTCGCTACGCATTTCCCGCAGGGGAATTTGCGAGCCGGTTACCACTACCGGTTTGGCCAGTCCTTGCAGAGCGAAGGACAGCGCGGAGGCGGTATAAGCCATGGTATCGGTGCCGTGCAGCACAACAAAGCCTGTGTAGTGGCTATAGTTGTCGCGTATCAGGGAGGCGATGCGGTACCAGTCCTGGGGTTGCATATTGGCGCTGTCGAGGAGTGGGTCGAGGGCCTGGAAGTCGTAGCTCGGCAGCTGGCCGATCACATCCTGTAGCAGGCGCTGCAGAGCACCTTCGAGATCGGCGTCTGGCACATAGCCGGATTCGCTGCGGCGCATTCCCAGGGTTCCGCCGGTATAAAGGATAAGGGTTTTTTTC encodes:
- the rimM gene encoding ribosome maturation factor RimM (Essential for efficient processing of 16S rRNA), with product MTDNGNASEELVTVGRVTTVYGVRGWVKVHSYTEPMDNILQFPKWWLRGPKGWEPLDIDAGKRHGKGLIVHVKGLDDRDLAAQLCQRDIAIARDLMPELEQGEYYWHQLEGLRVISRFDGEEHDFGSVVRMMETGANDVLVVRGGADKRERLIPYLPDQFIKDIDLEAGVITVDWDPAF
- the rplS gene encoding 50S ribosomal protein L19, giving the protein MTNKIIQQLEQEQLKSEVPPFAPGDTVIVQVKVKEGNRERLQAFEGVVIGKRNRGLNSSFTVRKISHGVGVERTFQTHSPLVDSIKVKRRGDVRQAKLYYLRSLTGKAARIKEKLN
- the aspA gene encoding aspartate ammonia-lyase; the protein is MTNDFHTLKPMPVFSAGDEFRIEKDLLGERKVPADVYFGIQTLRALENFQITGITLNHFPNLVKALAMVKKAAAHANCELGYLEESLQAAIAKACDEIIEGKLHDQFLVDMIQGGAGTSTNMNANEVIANRALELLGHNKGEYKNVHPNNHVNLSQSTNDVYPSSINLAVLLSYNDLVQSMEELCIEFDGKAKEFSHVIKMGRTQLQDAVPMTLGQEFAAFSATIREDVARVKELVVLFNEINMGGTAIGTGINTDPQYRQLVVSALSEISDIDFVCAENLVEATSDMGAFVMFSGVMKRIAVKISKICSDLRLLSSGPRAGLNEINLPPMQPGSSIMPGKVNPVIPEVVNQVAYQVIGNDLTITLAAESGQLQLNVMEPVIAFNLLQSMRLMTQAMHTLAQRCVNGISANEEHCRQMVENSIGLITAVNPFIGYENATRIAQQALMTGASVKQLILEEGLLSEEELNDILAPENMTQPRKVALKSPA
- the rpsP gene encoding 30S ribosomal protein S16; this encodes MVTIRLARGGAKKRPFYHLTVTDSRKSRDGRFIERVGFFNPVARGQEERLRIDHERVDYWLGHGAQVSDRVSKLLKESA
- a CDS encoding DsbC family protein gives rise to the protein MMLIKKPLALAGALLGLLGPAALAEVDANVAKTIKARLEASNPKPKYGDVRETPIEGLYEVELDGGSSTLFVSADGNHFILGDLFQVKSGGGFANLSEGRRATRRAKVMETQSVDDMIVFSPKGETKARIYVFTDVDCGYCRKLHQDVPELNKRGIEVRYLAFPRGGLQSLGYRKLATAWCADDSNQTLTALKNRENVPLKVCDNNPVAAQYKLGNEEIDVRGTPTIVMEDGRVVPGYLPPATLIKELGI
- the trmD gene encoding tRNA (guanosine(37)-N1)-methyltransferase TrmD gives rise to the protein MAKRIALVSIFPEMFAALTEYGVSGRAVKDGLLEVRCWNPRDFTSDKHRTVDDRPYGGGPGMVMMAEPLYQSLQAACAWAGEEGEAVRTIYLSPQGQQLDQRGVESLSDAGNLVLLAGRYEGVDERIVESMIDEEWSIGDYVLSGGELAAMVMVDAITRLIPGALGHDQSAVEDSFSSGLLDCPHYTRPEQYRGVAVPEVLLSGNHERIRRWRLKQALARTQQRRPDLLAGLELNKEQKQLLEEIQQERKSDET
- a CDS encoding helix-turn-helix transcriptional regulator — encoded protein: MSNNFSQNLRLLCSFYRSIAEVCRRMGVNRAQFNKYLNGNTQPSQYTLNKICHFFGVEPHEILMPAEQFEQIVRVRSTHTTAEPSRPYSTDIDLLMRESQGRADKYLGFYFEYHYSMTFPDHIIRSLLHIESDGEGYYFQRFERMRYPDREEWYKSRYKGMLLFLSERIFLIGYEALTRNEIAQTILYPTYKSRVSYLSGLKLGASASDRREPVCTKVLLESLGRNISIKNALKLCGVFGPDSDEINRSIRENIRATNTEGPQSFFATPL
- a CDS encoding asparaginase codes for the protein MKKTLILYTGGTLGMRRSESGYVPDADLEGALQRLLQDVIGQLPSYDFQALDPLLDSANMQPQDWYRIASLIRDNYSHYTGFVVLHGTDTMAYTASALSFALQGLAKPVVVTGSQIPLREMRSDAYNNLIAALLLSGSDSIGEVCLYFNGKLLRGNRAVKVSSGSLDAFASPNYPSLGEVGIQVHIDPNALLMHGDTPQFEIPENADGNVVLVKLFPGITPLFLSKIIEARPRGIVIETYGTGNAPTDNQAFTAQLTRAAELGIICVAVSQCLENHVDLGKYAAGSALLRAGVIGGLDMTSEACYVKLNHLLAMNYTSSEVKTLMETPLCGECTP